A region from the Triticum urartu cultivar G1812 chromosome 1, Tu2.1, whole genome shotgun sequence genome encodes:
- the LOC125546245 gene encoding tetraspanin-6 isoform X2 has translation MNGMYYPQRFSNMMIGYLNLATLLASIPVIGAGLWLAKGSTTTCSSMLQTPLLIIGFIVLLISLAGFVGACFHVAWALWLYLFAVILLIGMLLGLTMFGFAVTAGGGGTQVQGRPYREYHISDYSSWLQKHMQDIKYWKPALACVVGSKACPKIANWTPMDYLQHDLTPIQSGCCKPPTSCTYSGGMPVGAQDEDCYQWNNAPNILCYQCNSCKAGVMEQVRQDWHKISVLNVIVLVFLICICACGCCAFRNARRSVSEYPYGVAMVPR, from the exons ATGAACGGCATGTACTACCCTCAGCGTTTCAGCAACATGATGATCGGCTACCTCAACCTGGCCACGCTCCTGGCCTCCATCCCGGTCATCGGGGCGGGGCTCTGGCTGGCCAAGGGCTCCACGACGACGTGCTCGTCCATGCTGCAGACGCCGCTGCTCATCATCGGCTTCATCGTGCTCCTCATCTCCCTCGCGGGCTTCGTGGGCGCCTGCTTCCACGTCGCATGGGCGCTGTGGCTCTACCTCTTCGCCGTGATACTCCTCATCGGCATGCTGCTCGGGCTCACCATGTTCGGGTTCGCCGTCACGGCGGGGGGCGGCGGCACGCAGGTGCAGGGGAGGCCGTACAGGGAGTACCACATCTCGGACTACTCCTCGTGGCTCCAGAAGCATATGCAGGACATCAAGTACTGGAAGCCCGCACTGGCCTGCGTCGTCGGGTCCAAGGCCTGCCCCAAGATCGCCAACTGGACTCCCATGGATTACCTCCAGCATGATCTCACGCCAATACAG TCTGGATGCTGCAAGCCACCAACATCATGCACATACAGCGGGGGGATGCCGGTCGGAGCGCAGGACGAGGACTGCTACCAGTGGAACAATGCCCCAAACATCCTGTGCTACCAGTGTAACTCGTGCAAGGCCGGCGTGATGGAGCAGGTGCGCCAGGACTGGCACAAGATCTCCGTGCTAAATGTCATCGTGCTCGTCTTCCTCATCTGCATCTGCGCCTGCGGGTGCTGCGCCTTCAGAAACGCCCGCCGCTCCGTCTCCGAGTACCCATACGGG GTGGCGATGGTTCCGCGATAG
- the LOC125546245 gene encoding tetraspanin-6 isoform X1 has protein sequence MNGMYYPQRFSNMMIGYLNLATLLASIPVIGAGLWLAKGSTTTCSSMLQTPLLIIGFIVLLISLAGFVGACFHVAWALWLYLFAVILLIGMLLGLTMFGFAVTAGGGGTQVQGRPYREYHISDYSSWLQKHMQDIKYWKPALACVVGSKACPKIANWTPMDYLQHDLTPIQSGCCKPPTSCTYSGGMPVGAQDEDCYQWNNAPNILCYQCNSCKAGVMEQVRQDWHKISVLNVIVLVFLICICACGCCAFRNARRSVSEYPYGVNRMSKINPRWDYYWWRWFRDRREQMY, from the exons ATGAACGGCATGTACTACCCTCAGCGTTTCAGCAACATGATGATCGGCTACCTCAACCTGGCCACGCTCCTGGCCTCCATCCCGGTCATCGGGGCGGGGCTCTGGCTGGCCAAGGGCTCCACGACGACGTGCTCGTCCATGCTGCAGACGCCGCTGCTCATCATCGGCTTCATCGTGCTCCTCATCTCCCTCGCGGGCTTCGTGGGCGCCTGCTTCCACGTCGCATGGGCGCTGTGGCTCTACCTCTTCGCCGTGATACTCCTCATCGGCATGCTGCTCGGGCTCACCATGTTCGGGTTCGCCGTCACGGCGGGGGGCGGCGGCACGCAGGTGCAGGGGAGGCCGTACAGGGAGTACCACATCTCGGACTACTCCTCGTGGCTCCAGAAGCATATGCAGGACATCAAGTACTGGAAGCCCGCACTGGCCTGCGTCGTCGGGTCCAAGGCCTGCCCCAAGATCGCCAACTGGACTCCCATGGATTACCTCCAGCATGATCTCACGCCAATACAG TCTGGATGCTGCAAGCCACCAACATCATGCACATACAGCGGGGGGATGCCGGTCGGAGCGCAGGACGAGGACTGCTACCAGTGGAACAATGCCCCAAACATCCTGTGCTACCAGTGTAACTCGTGCAAGGCCGGCGTGATGGAGCAGGTGCGCCAGGACTGGCACAAGATCTCCGTGCTAAATGTCATCGTGCTCGTCTTCCTCATCTGCATCTGCGCCTGCGGGTGCTGCGCCTTCAGAAACGCCCGCCGCTCCGTCTCCGAGTACCCATACGGGGTAAACCGCATGTCCAAGATCAATCCACGCTGGGACTACTACTG GTGGCGATGGTTCCGCGATAGGAGGGAACAGATGTACTAG
- the LOC125546254 gene encoding uncharacterized protein LOC125546254: protein MAFLRALRRALPPLYSQAAPLSRRAPGPPPLPSRPLRLLDPIGFRPFSAAAATATAVARAPEMGASLFRGLTETRFPKRRPGFVSRRKRASLRPKGPHYWVRCTPGEPIPSSQPNKGSVQGRKEKKRIKQRKDFIMAEKRKRKAQYSVAVKRKEAERTERKMAAVARDRAWVERLAELKQIEAEKKAAMA, encoded by the exons ATGGCGTTCCTCCGAGCCCTCCGGCGAGCCCTCCCGCCGCTCTACTCGCAGGCGGCGCCTCTTTCCCGGCGCGCACCAGGTCCTCCTCCGCTCCCTTCCCGTCCTCTCCGGCTCCTGGATCCGATCGGGTTCCGGCCGTTCTCCGCCGcggccgccaccgccaccgccgtcgCGCGGGCGCCGGAAATGGGGGCCAGCCTCTTCAGAGGGCTCACGGAGACCAGGTTCCCCAAGCGGCGCCCGGGGTTCGTGTCCCGGCGTAAGAGGGCCAGCCTACGACCCAAAG GTCCGCACTACTGGGTGAGGTGCACGCCGGGGGAGCCTATCCCTTCGAGCCAGCCGAATAAGGGCAGCGTCCAagggaggaaggagaagaagcggATCAAGCAGCGCAAGGACTTCATCATG GCTGAGAAGAGGAAGCGCAAAGCACAGTATTCTGTTGCTGTGAAGAGGAAGGAGGCAGAACGGACAGAAAGAAAGATGGCTGCAGTGGCAAGAGACCGGGCATGGGTGGAAAGGTTGGCAGAGCTAAAGCAGATAGAGGCAGAAAAGAAAGCTGCAATGGCTTGA